The Terriglobia bacterium sequence ATCGCCACCGACGACGCGATCGCCATGGCTCGCCGCCTGCCGCGCGAAGAAGGCTTGCTGGTGGGAATCTCATCCGGCGCCGCCGTGATTGCGGCGTTGCAGGTGGCGCGGCGGGAGGAGAACGCGGGCAAGCTGATTGTCGTCATCTTGCCGGATTTCGGCGAGCGCTACTTGAGCAGCGCGTTGTTCGCCAACCTGCGTGAGGAAGCGGAGCGGATGAAGACCGAAGAAATCGCGGTGTGATGATGGCAGGTGCAAGCGTTGTCGATCTCGCACCGCTGGCATTAAACTAGGAGACTCGGTTCCGAGGACACAGAGGCTTCTATGCTTGTCGTCATGGCCGCGCACGCCACCGAAGAGCAGGTGCGTGCGGTTTGCGAAAAGATCGAATCGGCTGGGCTGCGGACGCACGCCATCCCGGGCGCGCAGCGCACCGCCATCGGCATCACCGGCAACCAGGGCATGGTCGAGATCGGCCTGGAGGACATGCCCGGTGTTCAGGAAGTCATTCGCGTCAGCAAGCCCTACAAGCTGGTCAGCCGCGATGTGAAGGGCGAAAACACCGTCGTCGCCTTTTCCGGCACCGACAACACCATCGGCGGAACCGACCTTGCGGTCATCGCTGGCCCTTGCGCGGTGGAGTCGCGCCAGCAGGCGTTCGCCGCCGCCGAGCGGGTTGCCAAGGCGGGCGCACGCTTCTTCCGCGGCGGCGCCTACAAACCGCGCACCTCGCCCTACGCTTTTCAGGGACTCGGCGAAGAGGGTCTGCGCATCCTGGCGGAGATTCGCGAGCGCCTGGGTCTTCTGATCGTCACCGAGGCGGTGGACTACGAATCGCTCGACCTGGTGGAGCGCTATGCCGACATGATTCAGATCGGCGCCCGCAACATGCAGAATTTCTCGCTGCTCAAGCGTGCCGGTAAGGCGCGCAAGCCGGTGCTGTTGAAGCGCGGCATGTCGGCCACCTTGGAAGAATTTCTGATGGCGGCCGAGTACGTGATGAGCGAGGGCAATTACCAGGTCGTACTCTGCGAACGCGGCGTGCGCACCTTCGCCGACCACACGCGCAATACGCTCGACTTGAGCATCGTGCCCGCGGTGCATCGGCTCAGCCACCTTCCTATCCTGGTGGACCCGAGCCACGGCACCGGCAAGCGCGACAAGGTGATTCCGCTCTCCCGCGCCGCCATTGCGGTGGGCGCCGATGGCCTGATCGTCGAAGTTCACCCTGATCCGGACCGCGCCCTGTCCGACGGCCCGCAGTCCATCTACCCCGAGCAGTTCGAGGAGTTGATGGCGGAGATGCGGCAGATTGCGCCCATCGTCAAGCGCACTGTGCCACAGCCGGTGGTCGTGGCGGCGACCAGCATCAGGTGATCGGTGATCCGATGATCGCGTGATCTATTGAGCATTGCACAATACGCTGACATTTTAGCTGTGTCATCCCGAGCGCAGCGAGGGACCTGCTTTCCCTCGTGCCAAGAGAACAGCAGGTTCCTCGCGCCAAAAACGGGCTCGGAATGACACTCTCTGGGTGTGGAGTGGCAGCTAGCCAGCCAGGATGTCACAATGATCTGCATGTCTCCATAAACGCCGTGGCTGCCTGCCGTGCCGTTCTTGTTAGAATCGCTTTCCGTTGAAGAAAATCTTCCTCATCGTTGTGATACTGCTGGCGGCGCTGGGATGTCGCAAGCCGCGCGACTATGCCGGCGACCTCAACGCCTACGTCAGCAACGGCAAGAGCGACACCGTCTCCGTCATTGACCTTGGGCAGTTCACGGTGGAGAAGACCATCGCCGTCGGACGCAATCCCACCGGCGTCACGGCGAACCCGAGAAAAAACGAGATTTACGCGGTCAACACCGAGTCCAACAACATCAGCATCATCGACGCGGCCAGCAACGCCGTCGTCGCGACTGTCGGCGTGCATCGCGCGCCGTATTTCATCGACGTGTCGGCGGACGGCACGCGCGGCTACGTGGCGAATTCCGGGTCGGCCAACGTCAGCATCCTCGATCTGGAAAAGCGCCGCGTGCTTGCGACCGTGGGCGTCGGCGCAAATCCCGGGCTGGCGCGCGTCTCGCCGGATGGAAAAACGGTAGTCGTCTCCAACCGCGGTGGCAACTCTGTCTCCCTTCTCGACGCCGCGAAGATGCAGGTGCGCGCCACCGTGCCGCTATGCCAGCATCCCGAGGACATCGCCATTCTGCCCGATTCCAGCAAGGCATTTGTCGCCTGCACCGCATCTGCGCAAGTCGCGGCGGTGGATCTCAAGGCCGGCAATCTGCTGGCCCTGCTCGACGTCGGCAAGACACCCATTCACCTTGCGCTCAAGCCCGATGGCGGTGAATTGTTCGTGTGCAACTTCGATTCGTCCTCGGTGTCGGTGATCGAGACCGCCGCCAATGAGGTCGGGGCCGCCTACCTGATCGGCAGCCAGCCAGTGCACGCGGTCGTCAGCGCCGATAATTCCCTGCTCTACGTCAGCAATTTCGGTTCCGACTCGGTCTCGGTCCTCGGCATTGATTCCGGCCGCGTCGTCGATTCCATTCCCGTCGGCCATCGACCCGACCAACTGGCGCTCACCCCCGCAGAGGATTTTCTGCTCGCGCTCGATACCCAGCCGGGCGATGTTGCGGTGGCGCGCCTCATCAAGCTGCCGCGCGGCAACAAGATCAGCCTTCCCGAAGCCATTCTCAAGGGGCAAAACCCCAACAAACAGCGCAGCCTGTTGACCATCGTGCCGGTCGGGATCCAGCCCAATGGCATCGCGGTCAAGTCGGTTGTCCCTTGAAAAGTAGCAATACGCTTGGCTCGTTTCCAAGATTCGTATCCCTCGTCCCACAATTATTTATTTCTGTCCTCTGCTCACCTATTTGGGATCGCCACGTCTATGAGCTAAATCCCGCAATGGGTAGCGGTCCCCCCAAAACGCAGGAGAAGCCAATGAGTAAAGGTACAAAGCTGCTGGGCATTGCGCTGCTGGCATCGGTCGCACTAGCCGGAATGGCGGCGGATACGCCCTCCCAAACCATGGGCAAGGTGCGGACCGTCGAGTTCATCACCGCGGTAAAGGTCGGCGGCGTGCTGTTGCCCGCCGGCGAGTACAAGGTCCAGGAACTCATGGACGGCGACAGCCACCTGCTGGCTTTCAAGACCATGAACGATAAGGAGAAGGTCCGCGTGCACTGCAATCTCGTGGAACTCCCTAACAAGGTCGCGCAGACGGAGCAGGGTGCCCAGAGAAACGACGCCGGCGAGCGCATCCTCCACTCCTTGGCCTTCAAGGGTGAAAAAGCCCGCCACGAAATCGCCAACCAATAACACCAGCCTGGACCATTCGACCGGCGGCCCTGTGCCGCCGGTCTTCACCTGCCTGCCCATGCGCGAGCCGGTCGCGACGCCGTGTATAGTGTCGCTGAGCCCTCCATGCAGGTCCTCGAACATGTGCCGCTGGCGCCCATGACGACCCTCCAGGTCGGCGGCCCGGGCCGTTATTTTGCCGAGGCTGCCACGCCCGACGACGTTCGCCAGGCGGTGGACTGGGCGAAGTCGCGCGCCCTGCCCCTGTTCGTGCTCGGCGGCGGAAGCAATCTGCTGGTCGCCGACACCGGCTTTCCCGGCCTGGTCTTGAGGATCGCCATCGGCGGCGTCCAGCGGCGCCAGCAAGACGGGAAGCAAGCCTTTGAGGCCGGTGCAGGTGTTGAGTGGGACGCGCTGGTCGCGCAAACCGTCGCCGCCAATTGTGCCGGCCTGGAATGCCTGAGCGGTATTCCCGGGACTGTGGGCGGCACTCCGGTGCAGAACGTCGGCGCCTACGGCCAGGAAGTTTCCGAAACCATCACAGAAGTGCAGGTGCTCGATCGGCGCGACCGGCAGATGCGCAGCCTGTGCCATGAAGCGTGCGGCTTCGCTTATCGCAGCAGTATCTTCAACACCAGCGAGCGCGGCAGGTTCATCATCTTGCGGGTAACGTACGCGCTCGAAGCCGGCGGCACGCCCACCATCGAGTATCGCGACCTCCAACAGCACTTTGCGGTCCACGGGGCAGAGACCCGTGCCAACCTTTCGGATGTGCGCAAGGTGGTCCAGATGATTCGCCTCGCGAAAGCGATGCTGATCGTCGAGGGCGATGAGGACTCGCGCAGCGCCGGATCATTCTTCAAGAACCCGGTGCTCAATCCGGGGGACTACGAACGGCTGAACGCCGCCGCCATTTCGCTTACCGGAAGCGCGGTTCCCAGTTATCCCGCGCCGGCCCGGCAATACAAGATCCCGGCCGCGTGGCTGGTGGAGAACGCGGGCTTTCACAAGGGATACACGCGCGGCCATGTCGGAATATCGCGCCGGCATGCGCTCGCCATCGTCAACCGCGGCGGCGCGACGGCGGCCCAAATCGTCGCGCTGAAAGATGACATCCAGCGCGCGGTGCTGGAGAAGTTCGGCATTGAGCTCACGCCCGAGCCGGTCTTCGTCGGCTTCGAATGACTGCGCTATTAAGAAATCAAGAAACTTTTGCGGGAGTCAATCCTGGGCGAGGCGTCGCCCGGGGTTGGCGACGCCGAGTCGAAGGACCTTGCGTTCGCTCGCACCCACCACGCTACCGAGAGGCACTTCAGGGCAATCTTGATGGAAGTTACTTCTGCTTCCCCTTCTCCGCCGCGAGCGTTCTCAGGTACAGCACGATCTGCCAGCGCTGCCTCTCCGGCAAGCCGCTAAACGACGGCATCCCGCGACGCTGATTGCCGTTGGTGATCTTCCAGAACAGCGCGCCATCCGTCTGCTGCTGCACCACGGGCAACTGGAGATCCGCGGCATTTTTCAGCCCTTGGCCTTCGGCGCCGTGACACTTCGCGCAAGTGCGCTGGAACAGCTTTCGTCCGCCGCCGGCAAGCTCGGGCGATTCCGCCAGCAGGTTAGGACGCGCCGCAGCCGCCGTCGGCGCCTGCCAAGCCGGGTCGGGCTGGTAGTCGATATTCTGCGCCACCGCTAGCCCGGCGCCCAGCACAAGGCCAAGACCAAGACCAATGATGAGCCCGAGCCTCACGGCTTGCTCCGGAACAGCGCGGCGACCTTGCTCCCGAACCCGTTGACCTCATACAGGTACTTGCAGCGCAACAGCAGCGGGTTGCTCCCGGAAGTCAGACCGACGGCGGGCGATATGATGATGGCACTGTTGTCGCTGATGTTCCACCGCATTACCGGCGCCAGGTAGTGCGCCGTGTCGTGAAAGCCGAATTGCTCCGTGCTGCCCAGGCCGCCGTAAAGTTCCAGCCCGGCGATGAAATTCTCCCGGCAGAAGCGACAGTCCTTCTCCGACGCGATCCGCGCCAGTGGACGCCACACGCCCAGCGAGTAGCCGAACTCGTACCCCTCGCTCTCGGTCAGGTTCTTTTCGACGATGAAGTTCTCGGAGATGTTCCAATCGTGCGTCGTACTGGAAAGGATGAGCTTGGTTTCCAGTTCGCGGGCGCGGGCGCGGCGCAGGTCGGCGTTGGGCTCGTCGAACGAATCCGCGTGGCCGACGACCTCCTTCATGATCCTGGAGCCCTCGTTGATGTTCTCGAACTCGAAATACAGCACCGGGTTAATGCGGTGCTCGCGGGCCAGCGGCCGGAACCGGTTCTCCAGCCGCCAGCCGGTGAAGATGGTGCTGTCCCTCTCCCGGGACTGACCTTCCAGGTAGAACTCGGCCGTCCACCACGCCTTCACGCCGTATTCCAGCTCCAGTAGCGGCGCGGAAAACACCGGCTGCCCGGCGCGCGGGATGCCGAGGTTGTTGGACACCGAGATTTCCAGGTTCCCGGGCTCCTCCAGGTGATGGTCGTAGGTGACGAAGTACGGGCTGTCCTGCGCGAAAACGGCCGGGGTGAGGGCGAGAAGGACAACGGCTAAGAGGACGTTTCGAAGGTTCACGGTGGCTGCCTCGGGACGCCTGCGATATTGAAAATGAAATTCATTTTCAATTCAAGGCGGCCCGCCCGAATGGTTCGCCTCCGGCCGCGACCGGCGTCATCGTGCATCGGGATGCGCTTGCCCTAGGGCGCGCCGAGGCCCGCAGCGGCCGTTTTCGGCCTTCTCCCATTCCCGGTGGGCGCATTACCCCGCCGCCACTTCACGAGCGGAGTATCGGCTTTCAACTGGCCACTGAACCCTGGCCACTGGCCGCTTTTCTCACCGCAACAGATGGCACGAATACGTCTTGATCACCAGCCACACCTCGCGCCCGGGCTCGAGGTTCAGCGCTTGTTGAGCTCCCGGCGTGAGATGGACTTCCATTTCCGGTTGGGCGCCGGGACCGCTCCCGCACCCTACCTTGGCTATGACGGTGACATCGCGCCGCATAAGAGACGCAATCTTTCCCGGCAGCACGTTGCGCGCGCTCAGCCCCTGCGGTGGC is a genomic window containing:
- the aroF gene encoding 3-deoxy-7-phosphoheptulonate synthase, which translates into the protein MLVVMAAHATEEQVRAVCEKIESAGLRTHAIPGAQRTAIGITGNQGMVEIGLEDMPGVQEVIRVSKPYKLVSRDVKGENTVVAFSGTDNTIGGTDLAVIAGPCAVESRQQAFAAAERVAKAGARFFRGGAYKPRTSPYAFQGLGEEGLRILAEIRERLGLLIVTEAVDYESLDLVERYADMIQIGARNMQNFSLLKRAGKARKPVLLKRGMSATLEEFLMAAEYVMSEGNYQVVLCERGVRTFADHTRNTLDLSIVPAVHRLSHLPILVDPSHGTGKRDKVIPLSRAAIAVGADGLIVEVHPDPDRALSDGPQSIYPEQFEELMAEMRQIAPIVKRTVPQPVVVAATSIR
- a CDS encoding cytochrome c, with amino-acid sequence MRLGLIIGLGLGLVLGAGLAVAQNIDYQPDPAWQAPTAAAARPNLLAESPELAGGGRKLFQRTCAKCHGAEGQGLKNAADLQLPVVQQQTDGALFWKITNGNQRRGMPSFSGLPERQRWQIVLYLRTLAAEKGKQK
- a CDS encoding UDP-N-acetylmuramate dehydrogenase, producing MQVLEHVPLAPMTTLQVGGPGRYFAEAATPDDVRQAVDWAKSRALPLFVLGGGSNLLVADTGFPGLVLRIAIGGVQRRQQDGKQAFEAGAGVEWDALVAQTVAANCAGLECLSGIPGTVGGTPVQNVGAYGQEVSETITEVQVLDRRDRQMRSLCHEACGFAYRSSIFNTSERGRFIILRVTYALEAGGTPTIEYRDLQQHFAVHGAETRANLSDVRKVVQMIRLAKAMLIVEGDEDSRSAGSFFKNPVLNPGDYERLNAAAISLTGSAVPSYPAPARQYKIPAAWLVENAGFHKGYTRGHVGISRRHALAIVNRGGATAAQIVALKDDIQRAVLEKFGIELTPEPVFVGFE